A section of the Virgibacillus sp. NKC19-3 genome encodes:
- a CDS encoding lipopolysaccharide biosynthesis protein, whose amino-acid sequence MGNIFKKLIKSKFVRNVFIMATGTAGAQAVTMALSPIITRLYGPEAFGIMGTFTALTQIIIPVAALTYPIAIVLPKSDKNAKGLIKLSLYITLAIAAITTVILLFFNDKIVNVFQLEEIAPFLYLMPLVIIFAGIMQVCEQWLIRTNQFSINAKASFLQSLVTNGSKAGIGLIYPTATVLVVLQAIGNGIKAFMMIMFARKTDYKNEMEPQEEEFSSIKELAKKYRDFPTYRSPQVLLGAFSESLPILLLTTFFGPASAGFYSIGRTVLGLPSRLIGQSIGDVFYPRISEGANNGEDISRLITKATLSLGAIGVIPFGAVIIFGPWLFEFVFGSGWDVAGDYARWIALTSFAVFMNKPSVRSMPVLNAQRFHLLYTIILVATRCLALVIGFYFFNSDIVAVGLFGISSLVLNICLFIITLNISNRFAKIER is encoded by the coding sequence ATGGGAAATATCTTTAAAAAACTAATAAAATCAAAATTTGTAAGAAATGTATTCATCATGGCTACCGGGACAGCTGGAGCTCAGGCTGTAACCATGGCTTTATCACCTATCATAACAAGGCTATACGGCCCGGAAGCATTTGGTATAATGGGAACATTTACTGCTTTGACACAGATCATTATCCCAGTTGCAGCATTGACTTATCCTATAGCAATTGTCTTACCGAAGAGTGATAAGAATGCAAAAGGTTTAATAAAATTATCTTTGTATATCACTTTAGCTATTGCAGCAATTACAACTGTAATCTTATTGTTTTTTAATGATAAGATCGTCAATGTTTTTCAGCTAGAGGAGATTGCTCCTTTCCTATATTTAATGCCATTGGTAATTATATTTGCTGGAATTATGCAAGTGTGCGAGCAATGGCTCATTCGGACAAACCAGTTTTCAATTAATGCAAAAGCGAGTTTTTTGCAATCATTAGTTACAAATGGAAGTAAAGCCGGAATTGGCCTAATTTATCCTACAGCCACTGTTTTAGTTGTTTTGCAAGCAATTGGCAACGGTATAAAAGCATTTATGATGATTATGTTTGCGAGAAAGACTGATTATAAGAATGAAATGGAACCACAGGAAGAAGAGTTTTCGTCTATAAAAGAACTTGCTAAAAAATACAGAGATTTTCCAACATATAGATCACCCCAAGTCCTTTTAGGGGCTTTTTCAGAAAGTTTACCTATCCTTCTACTAACGACTTTTTTTGGTCCAGCATCAGCTGGTTTTTATAGTATAGGGAGGACAGTATTAGGATTACCTTCAAGACTGATAGGACAGTCAATAGGAGATGTGTTTTACCCTCGTATATCTGAAGGAGCAAACAATGGGGAGGATATAAGCCGCTTAATAACAAAGGCTACATTATCACTTGGGGCTATAGGCGTTATCCCTTTTGGAGCTGTAATTATATTTGGCCCTTGGTTGTTTGAATTTGTATTTGGTTCAGGCTGGGATGTTGCAGGTGACTATGCAAGGTGGATTGCTCTTACATCTTTTGCAGTGTTTATGAACAAACCAAGTGTTAGGTCAATGCCTGTTTTGAATGCTCAGCGATTTCATTTGCTATATACTATAATACTTGTGGCTACTCGCTGTTTAGCTCTTGTGATAGGTTTCTATTTCTTTAATAGTGATATTGTAGCGGTAGGACTATTTGGTATATCAAGTCTAGTATTAAACATTTGTCTATTTATAATAACATTAAATATAAGTAATAGGTTTGCAAAGATAGAAAGATAA
- a CDS encoding ImmA/IrrE family metallo-endopeptidase, with protein MSKEFIVPTGSIIKEYLDELGMSQKECAKRIGSSEKHFSNIISGKSRLTEDVAIKLENVIQDAPASYWLNYEIKYREFKKREEAKLETYTNDQLEKLSKRFNFNAIFNGLDWSLSKQADEMLKLLRISDFEQFEAVYSDLSIDFMEDGGEKEAIAIWLNLAREEVEIQNKDIDEISYNKEKLMKSLSKFKKIALDSDYESSIKSARKLLNRLGVYLVFCDAITNSKVRGALTTYRKHPAIFLSGRFKTHDHVWFALMHEIGHLLYHYITTDTPIISFEDELELKEISTKEGEANEFARDFFIDIEDYKKFIEHQKFDRMNIEKFAETQQILPGIVVARLQRDGYLMYDQLNFLKT; from the coding sequence TTGAGTAAAGAATTTATTGTACCTACAGGCTCGATCATTAAAGAATATCTTGATGAATTAGGAATGAGTCAAAAAGAATGTGCTAAAAGAATAGGTTCTAGCGAAAAACATTTCTCTAATATAATAAGTGGTAAAAGTAGGCTAACTGAAGACGTTGCCATAAAGTTAGAAAATGTCATTCAAGATGCCCCTGCTTCTTATTGGTTAAATTATGAAATTAAGTATAGAGAATTCAAAAAAAGAGAAGAAGCTAAATTAGAAACTTATACTAATGATCAATTGGAAAAACTGTCAAAGCGATTTAATTTTAATGCCATTTTTAATGGTTTAGATTGGAGTTTATCCAAGCAAGCAGATGAAATGCTAAAACTTTTAAGAATAAGTGATTTTGAACAATTTGAAGCAGTTTACTCCGATCTTAGCATAGACTTTATGGAAGATGGAGGAGAAAAAGAAGCAATTGCTATTTGGCTTAATTTAGCTAGAGAAGAAGTGGAGATACAAAATAAGGATATAGATGAAATTAGTTACAATAAAGAAAAATTGATGAAATCTCTGTCTAAATTTAAAAAAATTGCTCTAGATAGTGATTATGAAAGTTCAATAAAAAGCGCGAGAAAATTGCTTAATAGGCTGGGTGTATATCTGGTTTTCTGTGATGCTATAACAAATAGTAAAGTTAGAGGGGCTTTAACAACTTACAGAAAACATCCAGCAATTTTCTTAAGTGGGAGATTTAAAACTCACGACCACGTGTGGTTTGCTTTAATGCATGAAATTGGCCACCTCCTATATCATTATATAACAACTGATACACCAATAATTAGCTTTGAGGATGAATTAGAATTAAAGGAAATTTCTACTAAAGAAGGAGAAGCAAATGAATTCGCGCGTGATTTCTTTATCGACATTGAAGATTATAAAAAATTTATTGAACACCAAAAATTTGATAGAATGAATATCGAGAAATTTGCTGAGACACAACAGATATTACCTGGTATAGTCGTTGCAAGGCTTCAACGAGATGGCTATTTAATGTATGATCAATTAAACTTCTTAAAAACTTAA
- a CDS encoding polysaccharide pyruvyl transferase family protein — protein sequence MQKKVMIYAYTNFNLGDDLFIKLLCERYPKTQFFLYAPREYKHNFKSFRNVSIYSSNNFFMRLLNYGLRKLKIDFSIRNIIARKCDAIVHVGGSIFIQKDNWTGIPNYKQKIKGKPFYVLGSNFGPFQNQQFFTEHYELFKKYTDICFRDKYSYGLFKDLPNVRVADDIVFQLNRKRSVSIKKHIVISVIKPSFRKNLHNYDEIYYQKIKDITIYFVNMGYQVTLMSFCEKEGDQEAVEEILQKLPEEIFDNVAKYYYKYNMEEALDIIASSSYVIATRFHSMILGWVFNKPVFPVSYSKKMNNVMKDIGFQGSYIDLKEINSLKPIDVYECMETNSVDVSVQAKNSKNHFKKLDEYLLNSTNMGTGAKSI from the coding sequence ATGCAAAAAAAAGTAATGATATATGCTTATACAAATTTTAATTTAGGTGATGATTTATTTATTAAGTTATTATGTGAAAGATATCCTAAGACACAATTTTTTCTTTATGCGCCCCGTGAATATAAACATAATTTTAAGTCGTTTAGGAATGTTTCTATCTACTCGAGTAACAATTTTTTTATGAGATTGCTTAATTATGGTTTGAGAAAGTTAAAGATAGATTTTTCTATTCGTAATATAATTGCTAGAAAATGTGATGCTATCGTACATGTCGGAGGCTCTATATTTATTCAGAAAGATAATTGGACTGGGATACCAAATTATAAACAAAAGATAAAAGGAAAACCATTTTATGTTTTAGGGTCAAATTTTGGGCCTTTTCAAAACCAGCAATTTTTTACTGAGCATTATGAACTTTTTAAGAAGTATACAGATATATGTTTTAGAGATAAGTACTCTTATGGATTATTTAAAGACTTACCTAATGTCCGTGTGGCAGACGATATAGTATTTCAATTAAATAGAAAACGGTCAGTTTCAATAAAAAAACATATTGTTATCTCAGTTATAAAACCTTCTTTTAGAAAAAACTTACATAACTATGATGAAATTTACTACCAAAAAATTAAGGATATAACTATATATTTCGTAAATATGGGATATCAGGTAACATTGATGTCATTTTGTGAGAAGGAAGGTGATCAGGAAGCGGTTGAAGAAATTCTCCAAAAACTACCTGAAGAGATTTTTGATAATGTTGCGAAATACTATTATAAATATAATATGGAGGAAGCATTGGATATAATCGCGTCATCTTCGTACGTAATAGCTACAAGGTTTCATTCTATGATACTGGGATGGGTATTTAATAAACCAGTATTTCCGGTTTCGTATAGTAAAAAGATGAATAATGTAATGAAAGATATTGGTTTTCAAGGCTCATATATCGACTTAAAAGAAATTAATTCTTTAAAGCCTATAGATGTATATGAATGTATGGAAACAAATTCTGTGGATGTATCTGTACAAGCAAAAAATTCAAAAAATCATTTTAAAAAGCTTGATGAGTATTTGCTAAATTCCACTAATATGGGAACAGGGGCTAAATCGATATAA
- a CDS encoding beta family protein: MYIPIMKNRQEEMRVLNKMNPYFNDSIIPLIEIFKDEHEDRFKKDPITGDILYELKPNNKIRTKIKLPPEDKDIITLQFIQEKINNKYAFIDFFRFTIDEYDRKKLDYNNIKLSLQLSRDFSSYRSRLLDLGNYNNLIPVISIKSGLEISEFDLDNLISELRNSNSSICLRVTVDCFDEYNDFIEDNLTENDFIMLDLRSKSHDSKQLELEEFQDLNTGAVKVLLNSPRPVDKRNKDFDNLVFTKIINNDVATAYLDYELNGFGDFGGLKDDLPQSSGSNGTGSALGLIFSKERNAFFSVVNTDTSMGVRGYKYVAENILNHKHILDIDNDCPAIERINHMKGTFGSWKDWNNINLTRYIHQQATK; encoded by the coding sequence ATGTATATTCCTATTATGAAAAACAGACAAGAAGAAATGAGGGTTTTAAATAAAATGAATCCCTATTTTAATGATTCAATAATTCCATTAATAGAAATTTTTAAAGATGAGCATGAAGATAGATTTAAAAAAGATCCTATTACTGGAGATATTCTTTACGAATTAAAACCGAATAACAAAATAAGAACTAAAATCAAGCTTCCACCAGAAGATAAAGATATTATAACCTTACAGTTTATTCAAGAAAAAATTAATAATAAATATGCCTTCATAGATTTTTTTAGATTTACTATAGATGAGTATGACAGAAAAAAATTAGATTATAATAATATTAAGTTATCTCTACAGCTAAGCAGAGATTTCTCTTCTTATAGAAGTCGGTTATTAGATTTGGGAAACTATAATAATTTAATACCTGTCATTTCTATCAAAAGTGGGCTTGAAATTAGTGAGTTTGATTTAGATAATTTAATATCCGAATTGCGTAATAGTAACTCCTCAATATGTCTTAGAGTAACAGTAGATTGTTTTGACGAATACAATGATTTCATTGAAGATAACCTTACTGAAAATGATTTCATTATGTTAGATTTAAGAAGTAAAAGCCACGATTCCAAACAACTAGAATTGGAAGAATTCCAAGATTTAAATACGGGCGCAGTCAAAGTTTTACTTAACTCACCTCGACCAGTGGATAAACGAAATAAGGATTTTGATAATCTCGTATTTACTAAAATAATCAATAATGATGTGGCTACTGCATATCTCGATTATGAATTAAATGGGTTTGGAGATTTCGGTGGATTGAAAGATGATTTGCCCCAATCCTCTGGTAGTAATGGTACCGGGTCTGCCTTAGGATTAATTTTTTCAAAAGAACGTAATGCTTTTTTCTCAGTTGTAAATACAGATACAAGTATGGGGGTAAGGGGTTATAAATATGTGGCAGAGAATATCTTGAATCACAAACATATTTTAGATATTGACAACGATTGTCCAGCAATTGAAAGAATTAACCATATGAAAGGCACATTCGGAAGTTGGAAAGACTGGAACAATATAAATTTAACCCGATATATTCATCAGCAAGCGACAAAATAG
- a CDS encoding glycosyltransferase family 2 protein, producing the protein MNFSVIIPLYNKERYVKRAINSVLEQTHQEFEIIVVDDGSTDSSYEKAKSVKDSRIRVFRKKNNGVSSARNYGIRQASYEYIGFLDADDMWKPLFLETINSLIMKYPKAGAYGTLYEFVNQNGEVVPRKMAGSLNKNKSGTVNYFKESLNTPLLSASSVVIPKYAFKEQGVFPEGIARGEDLDMWRRIALHYEVAYVNKICVTYFLNVSNMATKKKRDYNSSTMKFVEEILISEKKNGPVSFDFEEYMISKIINKARYLIEQSNNQEARKLLWKYKYTKYNKKKWLKNYILSFRSIYILNQHIKNNKTS; encoded by the coding sequence ATGAATTTTTCTGTAATTATACCCTTGTACAACAAGGAACGGTATGTGAAAAGAGCTATAAATTCAGTATTGGAGCAAACCCATCAAGAGTTTGAAATTATTGTCGTTGATGATGGATCAACAGATTCTAGTTATGAAAAAGCAAAAAGCGTAAAAGACTCAAGAATAAGGGTTTTTAGGAAAAAAAATAATGGGGTGTCATCAGCTAGAAACTATGGAATAAGGCAAGCGTCATACGAATATATTGGTTTTTTAGATGCTGATGATATGTGGAAACCATTATTTTTAGAGACTATTAATAGTCTCATAATGAAATATCCTAAAGCAGGAGCTTATGGTACCTTATATGAATTTGTTAATCAAAACGGGGAGGTTGTGCCTAGAAAAATGGCTGGTAGTCTTAATAAGAATAAGAGTGGAACAGTTAATTATTTTAAGGAGTCTTTAAATACTCCACTTTTATCTGCCTCATCAGTTGTTATTCCTAAGTATGCTTTTAAAGAACAAGGTGTATTTCCTGAAGGAATAGCAAGGGGAGAAGACTTGGATATGTGGCGTAGGATCGCACTACATTACGAGGTAGCATATGTAAATAAAATATGTGTAACTTATTTTTTAAATGTCTCTAATATGGCAACTAAAAAGAAAAGAGACTATAATTCTTCAACAATGAAATTTGTTGAAGAAATCCTTATTTCAGAAAAAAAAAACGGCCCTGTCTCTTTTGACTTTGAAGAGTATATGATAAGTAAAATTATAAATAAAGCAAGGTATTTAATAGAACAAAGCAATAATCAAGAAGCAAGAAAACTTTTATGGAAGTACAAATATACCAAATATAATAAGAAAAAATGGCTCAAAAATTATATATTAAGCTTTAGATCTATTTATATATTAAACCAGCATATAAAAAATAATAAAACAAGTTGA
- a CDS encoding UDP-glucose dehydrogenase family protein, producing the protein MHKIAVAGTGYVGLVTGVTAAEMGHQVTCVDIDEEKVNVMKSGVSPIFEKGLEELMQKNYAAGRLDYTTDYESAYKGADAIFIGVGTPEQADGSANLSYIATVARQIAESVENDCLIVVKSTVPIGTNDKVEQFIQDFLVNDVNVEVASNPEFLAQGSAVHDTLYAARIIIGTESKWAEERLMNIYEPFNLPIVSVNRRSAEMIKYASNDFLALKISYMNDLANLSELVGADIQDVARGMSFDDRIGSKFLNAGIGFGGSCFPKDTKALENIARQNGYELKTVKAAIDVNKEQKTRLYQKASKRLITFSGLKVAVLGLTFKPGTDDLREAPSLENIPLLLEKGADIYAYDPVGADNFAKFYPEGRNGNGTITYVSNVEQALQDANVCFVFTEWGEIKAVTPEMYKDLMRTPLVYDGRNIHEVSKMEEAGVEYHSVGRESTSVASRKVSKQNEYQNS; encoded by the coding sequence ATGCACAAAATAGCAGTAGCCGGCACAGGTTATGTAGGCCTAGTAACCGGGGTGACAGCCGCGGAGATGGGACATCAAGTAACCTGTGTTGATATAGACGAAGAAAAAGTAAACGTAATGAAATCTGGTGTTTCTCCTATTTTTGAAAAAGGGCTGGAAGAATTAATGCAGAAAAATTATGCTGCGGGGAGATTGGACTATACGACAGACTATGAATCAGCTTACAAGGGTGCAGACGCTATTTTTATAGGCGTTGGTACACCAGAACAAGCAGACGGTTCGGCAAATCTATCTTACATAGCGACCGTTGCAAGACAAATTGCGGAATCGGTGGAAAATGATTGTCTTATCGTTGTGAAGTCTACCGTACCAATTGGAACCAATGATAAGGTGGAACAGTTTATCCAGGACTTCCTGGTTAACGATGTAAACGTGGAGGTAGCTTCAAACCCAGAGTTTTTGGCTCAAGGGTCAGCTGTACATGATACATTGTATGCAGCCAGAATCATTATTGGTACAGAAAGCAAGTGGGCAGAGGAACGCCTGATGAATATCTATGAACCTTTCAACTTGCCGATTGTATCTGTTAATAGAAGGTCGGCTGAAATGATTAAGTATGCATCTAACGACTTCCTTGCACTGAAAATCTCCTACATGAATGATCTTGCTAATCTTTCCGAATTAGTTGGCGCGGATATTCAGGATGTTGCAAGAGGAATGAGCTTTGATGACCGTATTGGAAGCAAATTTTTAAATGCAGGTATTGGCTTTGGTGGATCATGTTTTCCGAAAGATACCAAAGCATTAGAGAATATTGCTAGACAGAACGGCTATGAGCTTAAAACAGTGAAGGCTGCTATTGATGTAAATAAAGAACAAAAGACTAGGTTATATCAAAAAGCCAGCAAGCGACTCATTACATTTAGCGGGCTGAAGGTAGCTGTACTCGGGTTAACATTTAAACCAGGAACGGATGATTTAAGAGAAGCACCTTCATTAGAGAATATTCCATTGCTGTTGGAGAAAGGCGCTGACATTTATGCGTATGATCCTGTAGGTGCGGATAACTTTGCTAAGTTCTATCCGGAGGGCAGAAATGGCAATGGAACGATCACCTATGTCTCTAACGTGGAACAGGCACTGCAGGATGCTAATGTATGCTTTGTATTCACAGAGTGGGGAGAGATCAAAGCAGTAACTCCTGAGATGTATAAAGATTTAATGCGAACTCCGTTGGTATATGACGGAAGAAATATTCATGAAGTATCCAAGATGGAAGAGGCAGGCGTGGAATATCACTCTGTCGGAAGAGAATCTACAAGTGTAGCAAGCAGGAAGGTGTCAAAGCAGAATGAATATCAAAACTCCTGA
- a CDS encoding type II toxin-antitoxin system RelE/ParE family toxin encodes MKISYSKKKLERILTNERLIKKHYTPYYQKLQNRLSELRAANNLAEIPHIPPPRRHKLVGNYENCWGIDVAKNVRIVLKPNHENTKIDAAIINHVEIIKIEDYH; translated from the coding sequence ATGAAGATCTCTTATTCCAAAAAGAAATTAGAAAGAATTCTAACCAATGAACGATTAATAAAAAAGCACTACACTCCTTATTATCAAAAATTACAAAATAGATTATCTGAATTAAGAGCAGCAAATAACTTAGCTGAAATCCCGCATATTCCCCCACCACGTAGGCATAAACTAGTAGGGAACTACGAAAATTGCTGGGGAATTGATGTTGCAAAAAATGTCCGTATTGTCCTTAAACCTAATCATGAAAATACTAAAATTGATGCAGCAATTATAAATCATGTTGAAATAATAAAAATTGAAGATTATCATTAA
- a CDS encoding 7-cyano-7-deazaguanine synthase has protein sequence MLKKVLWTGGWDSTFRVLDLVLNKKVNIQPYYIIDENRPSTYMEFKTMDRIIDMIKEMDESASCRIMERIDIRKKDISDNSNITKSYRRLADRSHLGAQYDWLARYTNSLGINDLELCVHTDDTVEGFIKNDVDLVDNNNDRFYKLKEYLSDQDLGIFSYYHFPLLDMTKLDMQEQASISGFKQIMEETWFCHSPIYDQPCGMCNPCKYTREEGLGRRVPTPTLRMKIKGNWNRLKKRLK, from the coding sequence ATGCTAAAAAAAGTGTTATGGACTGGCGGCTGGGATTCAACATTTAGGGTACTGGATTTAGTGTTAAATAAAAAAGTAAATATACAACCTTATTATATAATTGATGAAAATAGACCATCAACTTACATGGAATTTAAAACGATGGACCGTATCATTGATATGATAAAAGAAATGGATGAATCAGCTTCTTGTAGAATTATGGAACGGATCGATATTAGGAAAAAGGATATATCCGATAATTCCAACATAACAAAGTCCTATCGCAGACTAGCTGATAGATCACATTTGGGTGCCCAATATGACTGGCTTGCCCGATATACAAATTCATTAGGAATTAACGATCTAGAATTATGCGTTCATACTGATGATACAGTAGAAGGATTTATAAAAAATGATGTTGATCTTGTTGATAACAATAATGATAGATTTTATAAACTCAAGGAATATCTGAGTGACCAAGACTTGGGTATATTTTCCTATTATCATTTTCCGCTATTAGATATGACTAAACTTGATATGCAGGAACAGGCCAGTATTAGCGGATTTAAACAGATCATGGAAGAAACGTGGTTTTGCCACTCTCCAATATACGATCAACCTTGTGGAATGTGTAACCCTTGTAAATACACAAGAGAGGAAGGATTGGGGAGAAGAGTTCCTACCCCAACGTTACGGATGAAAATAAAAGGCAACTGGAATAGATTGAAAAAACGATTAAAGTAA
- a CDS encoding sce7726 family protein has product MLNVDKKGEYFEIGKFLSNKYSTSFSNATIENEMFEQFDQKFLNDFNETDLSPREFINNFILLHYPNETAIKSTFLNNVLFKSNNHVSIFELKVGSSRIDLCKINGKSIAFEIKTELDTPTRLSQQMYDYLRVFDEVFLICSVNNYSRMLPYLPDECGTYTYYITNTGKYIFKKRRNALKSGLISPYYQLSALTKKDLSIFFNCTYLEKKNSMIDWIIAKKTSREINKLFKECLKNKFQDKWSFLMNHRSEILEIDYQWFYKNPLSPKIVYL; this is encoded by the coding sequence ATGTTGAATGTGGATAAGAAGGGTGAGTATTTTGAAATAGGGAAATTTTTATCTAATAAATATTCGACTTCTTTTAGTAATGCAACTATTGAAAATGAGATGTTTGAACAATTTGATCAGAAGTTTTTAAATGATTTTAATGAGACTGATTTAAGTCCTCGAGAATTTATTAATAATTTCATTTTACTTCATTATCCAAACGAAACAGCTATTAAATCTACATTTTTAAATAATGTTTTGTTTAAATCGAATAATCATGTATCTATCTTTGAATTAAAAGTAGGCAGCAGCAGAATAGATTTATGTAAAATAAACGGGAAAAGTATCGCCTTTGAAATAAAAACAGAGTTAGATACTCCAACACGTTTATCTCAACAAATGTATGATTATTTAAGGGTATTCGATGAAGTATTTTTAATTTGTTCAGTGAATAATTATTCTAGAATGCTGCCTTACTTACCTGATGAGTGTGGAACCTATACATATTATATTACTAATACTGGTAAATACATTTTCAAAAAAAGGAGAAATGCACTTAAATCGGGGTTAATATCACCTTATTATCAATTATCCGCGTTAACAAAGAAAGATTTAAGTATCTTTTTCAATTGTACCTATCTAGAAAAGAAAAATAGTATGATTGATTGGATAATTGCTAAAAAAACATCAAGGGAAATTAACAAGTTATTTAAGGAATGTCTCAAAAATAAGTTTCAAGATAAATGGAGTTTTTTGATGAATCACAGATCTGAAATATTAGAAATCGATTATCAATGGTTTTACAAAAACCCGTTATCTCCAAAAATAGTATACCTTTAA
- a CDS encoding GDP-mannose 4,6-dehydratase, translated as MNIKTPDSSKTYLVTGAAGFIGSFLAKRLLDRNCRVVGLDNVNDYYDVRLKETRLEQLTPYDNFTFIKADIAEKDGLMEVFEEYKPDVVVNLAAQAGVRYSIENPDAYIQSNLIGFYNILEACRHYPVDHLIYASSSSVYGANKKVPFEETDFVDNPVSLYASTKKSNELMAHTYSHLYKIPATGLRFFTVYGPMGRPDMAYFGFTDKYFTGEPIKIFNNGDFENDLYRDFTYIDDIITGIERLVSVPPNGEDGVAHKVFNIGNNSPERLMTFIGALEQALSKALGKEVEFKKEFEPIKPGDVPATYASTTLLQEAVGFKPETSIEEGLERFAEWYVGYYGVK; from the coding sequence ATGAATATCAAAACTCCTGATTCAAGTAAAACGTATCTTGTAACCGGTGCGGCCGGATTTATTGGATCTTTTCTAGCCAAACGGTTACTCGACCGGAATTGTCGGGTGGTAGGTCTTGATAATGTCAATGACTACTATGATGTGAGACTGAAAGAAACGCGACTGGAACAACTTACGCCTTACGATAATTTTACATTTATTAAAGCGGATATTGCGGAGAAAGATGGGCTTATGGAAGTTTTTGAGGAATATAAGCCAGATGTTGTGGTGAATCTTGCAGCACAAGCAGGCGTGCGGTATTCTATTGAAAATCCGGATGCCTATATCCAAAGTAATTTGATTGGCTTCTATAATATCCTGGAAGCATGCAGGCATTATCCGGTCGATCATCTTATCTATGCTTCGTCCAGTTCCGTATATGGAGCGAATAAAAAAGTGCCTTTTGAAGAGACAGATTTTGTCGATAACCCGGTGTCGCTATATGCATCGACGAAGAAGTCGAATGAATTGATGGCTCATACGTATAGTCATTTATATAAGATTCCAGCGACTGGGCTTCGTTTCTTTACGGTGTATGGGCCGATGGGACGTCCGGATATGGCGTATTTCGGTTTTACGGATAAATATTTTACTGGGGAGCCGATTAAGATATTTAATAATGGGGATTTTGAGAATGACTTGTATCGGGATTTTACCTATATAGATGATATTATTACTGGTATTGAGCGACTGGTAAGTGTTCCGCCGAATGGAGAGGATGGCGTGGCTCACAAGGTGTTTAATATTGGCAACAATAGCCCAGAGCGGTTAATGACCTTTATCGGAGCCCTGGAACAGGCCTTGAGTAAGGCGCTGGGTAAGGAAGTAGAGTTTAAGAAAGAATTTGAGCCGATTAAGCCAGGAGATGTGCCGGCTACATATGCGTCTACGACGCTGTTGCAGGAAGCTGTTGGGTTTAAGCCGGAGACTTCGATTGAGGAAGGGTTGGAGAGATTTGCTGAGTGGTATGTGGGGTATTATGGGGTGAAGTGA
- a CDS encoding helix-turn-helix domain-containing protein, with the protein MVKVEILLNELLNRYNLSINQLHLLTGIRRATLSELASGKRQRVQLEHIEKIAGALEIGDINEIITLRKIDDGYCH; encoded by the coding sequence TTGGTAAAAGTAGAGATTCTGTTAAATGAGTTACTAAACCGATATAACTTAAGCATAAACCAGCTGCATTTGTTAACCGGCATTCGCCGGGCTACTCTCAGTGAACTGGCGAGTGGCAAAAGACAACGAGTTCAGCTGGAGCATATTGAAAAAATTGCTGGTGCATTAGAGATTGGGGATATTAATGAGATTATTACACTTAGGAAGATTGATGATGGTTACTGCCACTAA